The genomic DNA ACTGCCATGATCTGATCGTCGACGCCGCGGCGCGTGCGCGCCTGTTGTGCGGGAGCGATGCTTATAGGAACCGCGTCGTCGAGACCGTGCAGCAGCGCCTCCATGACGAGTTCATCGACGTCACCTGGCCAGCCTGCCCGCACCACCCGAACCACCCGCTCTGGCTCGTCGACGGCCACTGGACCTGCACGCAAGCAGGCCTTGTGATTGCCCCACTCGGGGAGTTGCGAAAGCGATGACGGCGCCCCGCGGCTTCTCCGTGCATCCTCAGGTGTTCGCTGTCGAAGAGATGCGTCAACTCGGCGTCGAGTTGGAGAGGGCAGCGCTCGCGCGCAGCCGCGCCGGAGCCCGAACGTCCTCAGCGTTCCCGCGGTGCGCGTCCTCGCCGATGATCCCCGGCTCCACCATCTCGCCCAGCCGTACGTCGGCGCCGCTGCGACCCCATTCCGCGCCACGCTCTTTGACAAGTCACCAGCGTCGAATTGGCTTGTTGCGTGGCACCAGGATCTATCGTTGCCGGTGATGGCGCGCACCGACGATCCAGAGTGGGGGCCGTGGTCCACGAAGGCAGGGCAGCTCTATGCGATCGCGCCCGGTGCGGCGCTGGAGCAGGTTGTGGCGCTTCGCGTTCATCTGGACGACTCGACGCTGGCCAACGGCCCTCTGCGCGTGTTGCCCTCGACCCACGACCGCGGTGTCCTCCACGACATCGAGGTGCAGCGGCTGGCGAGAACGATCGCGCCTGTCGACTGCATCTGTGCCTGTGGCGGCGTGATCGCGATGCGCCCGCTGGTCATCCACGCGTCTTCGAAGGCCACCGGCGAACGACCGCGGCGCGTACTGCACATCGAGTACGCGGCGTCGCTCGAGCTTTCAGGAATCCGGCTGGCGATCGCAGAACCGGGCCAGTTCCCAACCAGGACGCTGCTGGGATAGTCTGAATACTGCCAGCGCCTGAAGGAGAGATCCTTCATGGCAGCCCCTCGTCCGTTCGCCCGTCTCGTCGCGTTCGGTTTCGCGATGACGCTTGCCGCCGTCGCGCTGGTGGCGCTGCGCGCACCGGCGGTCCGCGCCTCCACGCCCGAGGAAGTCACGCTTGCCGCCGGCACCTCGATCCATCTGGCGACGCCGGCGTTCCTCACCGTCGGGAAGCGCTATGCGTTCACCTGGCCGGGCGGCGGCCCGCCGCAGACGTTCGTGATCAAGAGCAAGCGCGGCGACGGATGGGTCCTCGTCGAGGTCGCGGACGAGAACACCCGGCCGGAGCTCTACATCCCCGGCGAGTTTCCGACGCGCTGGCTGCACGCGGCGCTGGCCGTCTCGATCCAGGAGATGCGACCGCTGCCTTGACGCGGAACCGAGCCAACTCCCAGTTCCCAGACGGCCAACCGCCGGGCTGTCATCCGCAGAGGCCACCTGCCAGCGGCCGCCGGCGCAGGCGCGCCTTTTCCGGCCTGTTTTTCGCAGAACCTGCGTGGCACCCCCGTTGCTGAATCGTGAGGCAGCAAGAAGGGAGTGTCTGCACTCATGCGAAAACTGATGCTTCTCGGCGCCGCTCTGCTCGTATGGCCCGCGGCGGCCCACGCGCAGTCGGGCAACAACGACATCCAGGGCTTCGGCGGGCTCACCGTCGGCACCTCGACGTTCGGCAGCGCCGCGTCGCCGACGTTCGGCGGCCGCGTCGGTGTCGGGCTGACCGATCACATTCAGCTGGTCGGCGAAGCAGGGCGCCTCGCGGACAT from Vicinamibacterales bacterium includes the following:
- a CDS encoding phytanoyl-CoA dioxygenase family protein, yielding MRVLADDPRLHHLAQPYVGAAATPFRATLFDKSPASNWLVAWHQDLSLPVMARTDDPEWGPWSTKAGQLYAIAPGAALEQVVALRVHLDDSTLANGPLRVLPSTHDRGVLHDIEVQRLARTIAPVDCICACGGVIAMRPLVIHASSKATGERPRRVLHIEYAASLELSGIRLAIAEPGQFPTRTLLG